A single genomic interval of Ischnura elegans chromosome 3, ioIscEleg1.1, whole genome shotgun sequence harbors:
- the LOC124155376 gene encoding histone-lysine N-methyltransferase E(z): MSAKNKVSSEWKKRVKAEYLRIRQLKRFKRADEVKLSWNQNRKKMQGILSEEQSRWQNSRAVWTCLTDAPPHHTCMKKAEVVNMDGEVQTRPIKVINGVSPIPTMYTWAPIQQNFMVEDETVLHNIPYMGDEVLDQDGTFIEELIKNYDGKVHGDREAGFIDDEIFVELVYALMKEEQPSAQGSVGASGGTTEEAKGRGGSRQQPERRESRGEGRGARGALGGGRTSGASSPKPQGGAAATPALTTPGQGEGSKPFPSAAIFAAISAVFPDKGQPDELREKFVELTERPDPNALPPECTPNVDGPKAQSVPREQTMHSFHTLFCRRCFKYDCFLHRLQVYHPGPNLQKRKGPDLRPFTDPCGPDCYVHLDGMKEKLAAIATAERNREEGCGGGEGEGGGEHRPRKIRKHASVDSGNEASSEDSNDSIRVNGKKYEKDFKRSNSRDSPKGCPSNGGSADNSSSVPDTKDWKTLGTLPLLPPSLQPEPMSSTTAFSLLGKSPETTTATAAAAAAAAAAVVTTKQEDSDGEEWTGADQSMFRALHKVFLQNYCAISQLMLTKTCQQVYAFAQKEAADIPAEESLRRDYTPPRKKKKKHRLWSMHCRKIQLKKDSSSNHVHNFTPCDHPNMPCDHMCPCISSQNFCEKFCQCSSDCQNRFPGCRCKAQCNTKQCPCYLAVRECDPDLCGTCGADQFDVSRITCKNVSVQRGLHKHLLMAPSDVAGWGIFLKDSAQKNEFISEYCGEIISQDEADRRGKVYDKYMCSFLFNLNNDFVVDATRKGNKIRFANHSINPNCYAKVMMVNGDHRIGIFAKRAIQPGEELFFDYRYGPTEQLKFVGIEREMEFL; the protein is encoded by the exons ATGAGTGCGAAAAATAAAGTGTCCTCGGAGTGGAAGAAGAGAGTTAAAGCTGAGTACTTACGTATTCGCCAGTTGAAACGTTTCAAAAGAGCTGATGAAGTGAAGTTATCATGgaatcaaaatcgaaaaaaaatgcaaG GAATTCTATCCGAAGAGCAGAGCAGATGGCAAAACAGCCGAGCAGTTTGGACCTGCCTCACTGATGCCCCTCCTCATCACACGTGCATGAAGAAGGCCGAAGTGGTGAACATGGATGGAGAAGTACAAACTAGACCAATAAAAGTTATCAACGGCGTGTCGCCCATTCCCACTATGTACACATGGGCGCCAATAcaacaaaattttatg GTGGAGGATGAAACTGTTTTGCATAACATTCCCTACATGGGAGATGAAGTGCTGGATCAAGATGGTACTTTTATTGAAGAACTTATCAAGAATTACGATGGGAAAGTTCATGGGGATAGGGAAGCTGGATTCATTGATGATGAGATATTTGTTGAATTGGTTTATGCGCTGATGAAG GAGGAGCAGCCCAGTGCGCAAGGGAGCGTGGGTGCGTCGGGGGGGACGACGGAGGAGGCCAAGGGGCGCGGTGGTTCTCGGCAGCAGCCGGAGAGACGGGAGAGCAGGGGGGAGGGGCGTGGGGCGAGGGGAGCGTTGGGTGGGGGCAGGACGAGCGGTGCCTCCTCCCCCAAACCacaagggggggcagctgccacccctGCGCTGACCACGCCCGGCCAGGGTGAGGGGAGCAAGCCGTTCCCCTCGGCAGCCATCTTTGCTGCCATCTCGGCCGTCTTCCCAGACAAGGGCCAACCGGACGAACTGCGAGAGAA GTTTGTGGAGCTGACGGAGCGCCCTGACCCCAATGCCCTGCCCCCTGAGTGCACCCCTAACGTGGATGGGCCGAAGGCGCAGTCTGTCCCTCGTGAGCAGACCATGCACTCCTTCCACACACTCTTCTGTCGGCGGTGCTTCAAGTACGACTGCTTCCTTCATC GGCTTCAAGTGTACCACCCTGGGCCAAATCTGCAGAAGAGGAAAGGGCCCGACTTGCGGCCCTTTACAGACCCTTGTGGACCTGACTGCTATGTCCATCTG GACGGGATGAAGGAGAAGTTGGCGGCAATTGCGACGGCCGAGAGGAATCGAGAGGAGGGGTgtggggggggtgagggggaggggggcggagagCACAGGCCGAGGAAGATACGCAAGCACGCGTCAGTGGACTCTGGCAACGAGGCTAGCTCGGAAGACAGCAACGACAGCATACGTGTCAACGGGAAGAAGTATGAGAAAG ACTTCAAGCGCAGCAACAGCCGCGACTCGCCTAAAGGATGTCCCTCAAATGGCGGCAGCGCAGACAACTCGTCGTCTGTGCCCGACACCAAGGACTGGAAGACGCTGGGcactctccctctcctccccccgtcACTGCAGCCCGAGCCCATGTCATCCACCACTGCGTTCAGCCTCCTTGGCAAGAGTCCCGAGACTACGACAGCaacggcggcggcggcagctgCAGCCGCTGCGGCTGTGGTGACCACCAAACAGGAGGACAGCGACGGTGAGGAGTGGACGGGGGCTGACCAGTCCATGTTCCGAGCACTGCACAAAGTGTTCCTGCAAAACTACTGCGCCATCTCACAGCTGATGCTCACCAAAACGTGCCAGCAG GTGTATGCGTTTGCGCAGAAGGAGGCTGCCGACATTCCAGCCGAGGAGAGCTTGCGCAGGGACTACACACCGCCacgcaagaagaagaagaagcaccGCTTGTGGTCAATGCACTGCCGCAAGATCCAGCTGAAGAAAGACTCGTCGTCCAACCACGTGCATAACTTCACTCCTTGTGACCACCCCAACATGCCGTGCGACCACATGTGTCCCTGCATCAGCTCTCAAAACTTTTGCGAGAAGTTCTGCCAGTGCAGCTCTGACT GCCAGAACCGCTTCCCAGGCTGTCGCTGCAAGGCTCAGTGCAACACAAAGCAGTGTCCTTGCTACCTGGCCGTTCGTGAATGTGACCCTGACCTCTGTGGCACTTGCGGTGCGGACCAGTTTGACGTGTCGCGCATCACATGCAAGAACGTCAGCGTGCAGCGAGGATTAC ACAAGCACCTGTTGATGGCCCCGTCTGATGTTGCTGGTTGGGGCATTTTCCTCAAGGATTCTGCGCAAAAGAATGAGTTCATATCAGAATACTGCGGTGAGATCATATCGCAGGATGAAGCAGATCGCAGAGGAAAAGTTTATGACAAGTACATGTGTAGTTTCCTCTTCAATCTCAACAATG ATTTTGTGGTTGATGCAACACGCAAGGGAAACAAGATTCGCTTTGCCAACCACTCCATCAATCCCAACTGCTACGCCAAAGTGATGATGGTGAACGGAGATCACCGCATTGGCATCTTTGCAAAGCGAGCCATCCAACCTGGTGAAGAACTGTTCTTTGACTACAG ATATGGGCCGACGGAGCAGCTGAAATTCGTGGGCATTGAGCGAGAAATGGAGTTCTTATGA